One region of Flavobacterium pisciphilum genomic DNA includes:
- a CDS encoding nuclear transport factor 2 family protein, translating into MKNTISAILLMLTIEMLTIPCNAQKGTTSNESKPYIPVSKELFDTIVKMDHIVFDTANKGDLEKLKTLFTEDLEFFHDTGGLDNYTKTMENFQRIFTNYGYTRRVLVEGSIEVYPIKDYGAIQTGVHKFCRLENGELINCGTYKFTHVWKKTPTGWKISRVISYGH; encoded by the coding sequence ATGAAAAATACAATTTCTGCAATTTTATTAATGCTAACAATAGAAATGCTAACAATACCATGTAATGCCCAAAAAGGCACAACATCAAATGAATCGAAACCTTACATACCAGTATCTAAGGAATTATTCGACACTATTGTAAAAATGGATCATATTGTTTTTGATACTGCTAACAAAGGTGATTTAGAAAAACTAAAAACTTTATTTACCGAAGATCTTGAATTCTTTCATGACACAGGAGGACTCGACAATTATACAAAAACAATGGAAAACTTTCAGCGAATTTTCACCAATTATGGATATACCAGAAGAGTTCTTGTAGAAGGAAGTATTGAAGTTTACCCTATTAAAGATTATGGAGCAATACAAACTGGAGTACATAAATTCTGTCGGCTTGAAAACGGAGAACTTATAAATTGCGGAACTTATAAATTCACCCATGTCTGGAAAAAAACGCCAACAGGCTGGAAAATTTCAAGAGTAATTAGTTACGGACATTAA
- a CDS encoding serine hydrolase domain-containing protein, giving the protein MKTISKFFIVLFLISNLALFAQNLDRKIDSLITSKFKPGNPGAVFMAVKKGKIIYRKAFGMANLEFDINMKPEFIFEIGSMTKQFTAVSILMLAEQGKLKLNDEITKFIPDYPTNGNRITIHHLLTHTSGIKDFTSMESIKNIARSDLSPKELIDFFKNEPVNFKPGEQFKYCNSGYVLLGYIIEIASGQTYQEFVSQNIFEKIGMMNTHYASHERIIKNRVSGYRDKEGIVNAAYISFSIPYASGSIMSNVDDMLKWQNAIDTNILLNSNTTEKVFTNYKLNNGDKIDYGYGWHIKELNGKLVREHGGSIFGFKSMGVYEPTKQIYVIGLSNCDCNSPTALTKDIAALLID; this is encoded by the coding sequence ATGAAAACAATCTCAAAATTTTTTATTGTACTATTTTTAATTTCGAATTTGGCACTATTTGCTCAAAATCTGGATAGGAAAATAGATAGTTTAATAACTTCAAAGTTCAAACCTGGAAATCCTGGAGCTGTTTTTATGGCTGTTAAAAAGGGAAAAATCATATATCGAAAGGCTTTTGGAATGGCAAATCTAGAATTTGATATAAATATGAAACCTGAATTTATTTTTGAAATTGGATCGATGACAAAACAATTTACGGCTGTTTCTATTTTGATGCTAGCTGAGCAAGGAAAGCTTAAACTTAATGATGAAATCACAAAGTTTATTCCGGATTACCCAACGAACGGAAATAGGATTACAATTCATCATTTATTAACACACACTTCGGGAATTAAGGATTTTACAAGTATGGAATCAATTAAAAATATCGCTAGAAGTGATTTATCGCCTAAAGAATTAATTGATTTTTTTAAGAATGAACCAGTAAATTTTAAACCTGGCGAACAGTTTAAGTATTGTAATTCAGGTTATGTTCTCTTAGGGTATATTATTGAAATTGCATCGGGTCAGACGTATCAGGAGTTTGTTAGTCAGAATATCTTTGAGAAGATAGGAATGATGAATACCCATTATGCAAGCCATGAGAGAATAATAAAAAATAGAGTTTCAGGATATCGAGATAAAGAGGGGATTGTAAATGCAGCTTATATTAGTTTTTCTATTCCTTATGCATCAGGGTCGATAATGTCAAATGTGGATGATATGTTAAAATGGCAAAATGCAATTGACACTAACATATTGCTTAATTCTAATACTACAGAAAAGGTATTCACTAATTATAAATTAAATAATGGTGATAAAATTGATTACGGATATGGCTGGCATATAAAAGAGTTGAATGGAAAACTTGTACGCGAGCACGGAGGCAGTATTTTTGGTTTTAAATCGATGGGTGTTTATGAGCCTACTAAGCAAATTTATGTAATAGGACTGAGTAATTGTGATTGCAACTCTCCAACCGCACTCACAAAAGATATAGCGGCTTTGTTAATCGATTAA
- a CDS encoding nuclear transport factor 2 family protein encodes MKQPLICFILFLISNFISGQTKQDSLEIKRATLDYIESQHVPNPKQMERALHPRMVKRTFWKDKATGKDYVRETTTESMVLLAESYNKNGDKFPPLPKKDVKLLDVSERTASVKLIADDWIDYMHLVKINGSWKIINVLWEFNDINQH; translated from the coding sequence ATGAAACAACCACTTATCTGTTTTATTTTATTTTTGATTAGTAATTTCATTTCTGGGCAAACTAAACAAGATAGTCTGGAAATAAAAAGAGCCACTCTTGATTATATCGAATCGCAGCACGTACCAAACCCAAAACAAATGGAACGAGCATTACATCCAAGAATGGTTAAGCGAACATTTTGGAAAGACAAAGCAACAGGCAAAGATTATGTTCGTGAAACAACTACAGAATCTATGGTTTTACTTGCAGAAAGTTACAACAAGAATGGAGATAAGTTTCCACCTTTACCAAAAAAGGATGTCAAACTTCTTGATGTTTCAGAACGAACAGCTTCTGTAAAATTGATTGCCGATGACTGGATTGATTATATGCATCTTGTTAAAATCAACGGTTCTTGGAAGATCATCAATGTTCTTTGGGAGTTTAATGACATCAATCAACATTAA
- a CDS encoding pyridoxal phosphate-dependent aminotransferase, whose product MNHILSDRINNLATSQTLAMAALARELKAQGKDIISLSLGEPDFNTPDFIKEAVKKAVDENYSTYSPVEGYLELREAICKKFKRDNGLDYKPTQIVVSTGAKQSLYNIAQVMLNDGDEVILPAPYWVSYFEIVKLSGGVPVEVPTSVDTDFKITPEQLEAAITPKTKMMWFSSPCNPSGSVYSREELTALAKVLEKHPNIYVVADEIYEHINFSGTFCSIGSIPGMLEKTITVNGVAKAFAMTGYRVGYIGAPEFIAKACTKIQGQVTSGANSVAQRATITAVDADPSVLNHMVKAFHGRRDLVVGLLKEIPGVKINVPEGAFYVFPDVSSFFGKTLKGTEIKDANDLSMYLLGEANVATVTGDAFGNPNCIRFSYATSEDILKEALRRIKEALTA is encoded by the coding sequence ATGAATCACATTCTTTCGGACAGAATTAACAATTTAGCTACATCACAAACCTTGGCAATGGCTGCTTTAGCACGTGAATTAAAAGCACAAGGAAAAGACATTATAAGTTTAAGTTTAGGTGAACCAGACTTTAATACACCAGATTTTATTAAAGAGGCTGTTAAAAAAGCAGTTGACGAAAATTACAGCACCTATTCTCCAGTAGAAGGTTACTTAGAATTAAGAGAAGCAATTTGCAAAAAATTCAAAAGAGATAACGGATTAGATTACAAACCTACTCAAATTGTAGTTTCTACAGGAGCAAAACAATCTTTATACAACATTGCACAAGTAATGTTAAATGATGGTGACGAGGTTATTTTGCCAGCACCATACTGGGTTTCTTATTTTGAAATCGTAAAACTTTCAGGAGGTGTTCCTGTTGAAGTTCCAACATCTGTAGATACAGATTTTAAAATTACGCCTGAGCAATTAGAAGCAGCAATCACACCTAAAACAAAAATGATGTGGTTTAGTTCTCCTTGTAATCCTTCTGGATCTGTTTACAGTAGAGAAGAATTAACTGCCCTTGCAAAAGTTTTAGAAAAACACCCAAATATATACGTAGTTGCTGACGAAATTTATGAGCACATCAATTTCTCTGGAACTTTCTGCAGCATCGGTTCAATTCCGGGAATGTTAGAAAAAACAATCACTGTAAATGGAGTTGCAAAAGCATTCGCAATGACAGGATACAGAGTTGGTTATATTGGAGCTCCTGAATTCATTGCAAAAGCATGTACAAAAATTCAAGGACAAGTAACTTCTGGAGCAAATTCTGTGGCACAACGTGCTACAATTACTGCAGTAGATGCTGATCCAAGTGTATTAAACCACATGGTTAAGGCTTTCCACGGTCGTAGAGACTTAGTTGTGGGATTATTAAAAGAAATTCCTGGAGTAAAAATCAACGTTCCAGAAGGAGCATTTTATGTATTCCCAGACGTTTCTTCTTTCTTCGGAAAAACATTAAAAGGAACAGAAATTAAAGATGCAAACGATTTATCAATGTATCTTTTAGGAGAAGCTAACGTAGCAACTGTAACAGGTGATGCTTTTGGAAATCCAAACTGTATTCGTTTCTCTTATGCAACAAGCGAAGACATTTTAAAAGAAGCTTTACGCAGAATCAAAGAAGCTTTAACAGCTTAA
- a CDS encoding fatty acid desaturase family protein: protein MNKTIPTFAKQDNLKFFRTLNSRVNSYFKDNNIQKTGNWKLHLKAIILFTVFLAPYFLILTLNMPFWAHLLLTIVMGIGMAGIGMNVMHDGNHGSYSTKSWVNKIMGGSIYVLAGNVHNWQVQHNVLHHTYTNIHGHDEDLDAGRIIRFTQNAEWHRFHKFQHYYSFFLYGLLTFNWALTTDFKQMKNYIKRKLSYGTPQSPAKLWTVLVITKIIYVLIWMALPMLLGIVWWKVVIGFFVMHYTAGLILSIVFQLAHVVEETANPVPNEDGEIENTWAIHQLYTTANFAPKNKVINWFTGGLNHQIEHHIFPNICHIHYGKIAEIVKQTAIECNLPYHEFKTTRSAILAHYKHLRDLGMKPKLA from the coding sequence ATGAATAAGACCATACCAACATTTGCTAAGCAAGACAATTTAAAGTTTTTCAGAACGCTTAACTCGCGGGTGAACAGTTACTTTAAAGACAATAATATCCAAAAGACAGGAAATTGGAAACTTCATTTAAAAGCTATAATCCTATTTACAGTTTTTCTTGCTCCTTATTTTTTGATACTTACACTCAATATGCCGTTTTGGGCTCATTTACTATTAACCATCGTTATGGGAATTGGAATGGCTGGAATTGGAATGAATGTAATGCATGATGGAAATCACGGTTCTTACTCGACCAAAAGTTGGGTAAACAAAATCATGGGAGGAAGTATTTATGTCCTTGCAGGAAACGTACATAACTGGCAAGTACAACACAATGTGTTACACCACACCTATACTAATATCCATGGTCATGACGAAGATCTTGACGCAGGAAGAATTATTCGTTTTACACAAAATGCTGAATGGCACCGTTTTCATAAATTCCAACATTACTATTCATTTTTCCTTTACGGATTATTGACTTTCAATTGGGCTTTAACAACCGATTTTAAGCAAATGAAAAACTACATAAAAAGAAAATTATCTTATGGAACACCACAAAGTCCTGCCAAATTATGGACTGTATTGGTAATCACAAAAATTATTTATGTATTAATCTGGATGGCACTACCAATGCTTTTAGGTATTGTATGGTGGAAAGTTGTTATTGGATTCTTTGTAATGCACTATACAGCAGGATTAATTTTAAGTATTGTATTCCAATTAGCACACGTAGTTGAAGAGACTGCAAACCCAGTTCCAAATGAAGATGGCGAAATTGAAAACACTTGGGCAATTCACCAATTGTATACTACAGCTAATTTTGCTCCAAAGAACAAAGTAATAAACTGGTTTACAGGCGGATTAAATCACCAAATTGAACACCACATTTTCCCTAATATATGCCACATCCATTACGGGAAAATTGCAGAAATTGTAAAACAAACTGCAATCGAATGCAACTTGCCATATCATGAATTTAAAACTACGAGAAGCGCAATTTTGGCACACTACAAACATTTACGAGATTTAGGAATGAAACCTAAACTAGCATAA
- the rsmG gene encoding 16S rRNA (guanine(527)-N(7))-methyltransferase RsmG, with protein MDEILKYFPDLTDTQKEQFQKLDFLYHDWNEKINVISRKDIDALYTKHILHSLGIAKITKFEPGTYVLDVGTGGGFPGIPLAILFPETRFYLIDVIAKKIKVVQGVVDALDLKNVKAEQLRAENVKGDFDFIVSRAVTNMPDFVSWIKDKIKKKHKHELKNGILYLKGGDLTEELKDFPKATEYNLADFFEDEFFETKKVVHLPLKFTV; from the coding sequence ATGGATGAGATTCTGAAATATTTTCCTGATTTGACTGACACTCAAAAAGAACAATTTCAAAAATTAGATTTTTTATACCATGATTGGAATGAAAAAATAAACGTAATATCACGTAAAGATATTGACGCATTATACACTAAACATATTTTGCATTCTCTTGGAATTGCAAAAATCACAAAATTTGAACCAGGGACTTATGTTCTTGATGTAGGTACTGGTGGTGGATTTCCTGGAATTCCTTTGGCGATTCTTTTCCCAGAAACTCGTTTTTATTTGATTGATGTTATTGCTAAAAAAATAAAAGTGGTTCAGGGTGTTGTTGATGCTTTGGATTTGAAGAATGTAAAAGCAGAACAGCTTCGTGCTGAAAATGTAAAAGGAGATTTTGATTTTATTGTAAGCCGTGCAGTGACTAATATGCCTGATTTTGTTTCTTGGATTAAAGACAAAATCAAGAAAAAACACAAACACGAACTTAAAAATGGAATTTTATACCTTAAAGGTGGAGATTTAACTGAAGAACTAAAAGATTTTCCTAAAGCAACAGAATATAATTTAGCAGATTTCTTTGAGGATGAATTTTTTGAAACCAAAAAAGTAGTTCACCTCCCTTTGAAGTTTACTGTTTAA
- a CDS encoding alkaline phosphatase gives MDRRKFFRNGSLFTIGAAVMNPFQGSANILDLESVNKNKKAKNIILLVSDGMSTGTLNMADLYLNRKTGKGSNWIQLYKDNRVSRALMDTASASSIVTDSSAASSSWGGGFRVNNGVLNVSPQGEPHLPIWQKFKKAGKMAGCVTTVPITHATPAGFCVNSKSRNAQDDIAEQYLDLGFDVMMGGGANYFSSEVRKDKKDMYAAFKAKGYQVVKTRSDMDAASNSKPILGVFSEDGLPYYVDRNSDENLKKTIPSLAEMAQKAIDRMKDHKNGFVLQIESGKVDWAAHGNDIAGLINDQIEFDETVKIAIDFAEKDKETLVIITTDHGNANPGIIYGKYANENFDSIQKYTQTNEWILNQIKPDSSISQVKEIIEKANGHSVSDEDAKTVLSYYDGLHKEDGLYNYKKLPYKAFAEMQGKINSVGWISMDHSADYVELAMFGPGSELLKPFVKNTDLHYLMLQAAEVENKF, from the coding sequence ATGGATAGAAGGAAGTTTTTTAGAAATGGCTCTTTATTTACAATTGGAGCAGCAGTGATGAATCCTTTTCAGGGTTCAGCTAATATTTTGGATTTAGAATCAGTTAATAAAAATAAGAAAGCCAAAAATATTATTCTTTTAGTTAGTGATGGGATGAGTACGGGGACATTAAATATGGCCGATTTGTACCTAAATAGAAAAACAGGAAAAGGATCCAATTGGATTCAGTTGTATAAAGACAATAGAGTTTCGAGAGCGTTGATGGATACTGCTTCTGCCAGTTCTATTGTGACCGATTCATCGGCTGCTAGTTCTTCATGGGGTGGTGGTTTTAGAGTAAACAACGGAGTGCTTAATGTGAGTCCTCAAGGAGAACCGCATTTACCTATTTGGCAAAAATTCAAAAAGGCTGGAAAAATGGCTGGTTGCGTAACTACAGTTCCAATCACTCATGCAACTCCTGCAGGTTTCTGTGTAAACAGTAAAAGTAGAAATGCTCAAGATGATATTGCCGAACAATATTTAGATCTTGGTTTTGATGTTATGATGGGTGGAGGGGCAAATTATTTTAGCTCAGAGGTGAGAAAAGATAAAAAGGATATGTATGCTGCTTTTAAAGCAAAAGGATATCAGGTTGTAAAAACACGCTCTGATATGGATGCGGCTTCTAATTCTAAACCTATTTTAGGAGTATTTTCAGAAGATGGTCTTCCATATTATGTAGATAGAAATAGTGATGAGAATCTTAAGAAAACAATTCCAAGTTTAGCCGAAATGGCTCAGAAAGCTATTGATAGAATGAAAGACCATAAAAATGGTTTTGTTTTGCAGATAGAAAGTGGAAAAGTGGATTGGGCTGCTCACGGAAATGATATTGCAGGTTTGATTAACGATCAAATTGAGTTTGATGAAACGGTAAAAATTGCAATTGATTTTGCTGAAAAAGACAAAGAGACTTTAGTTATTATCACTACTGACCACGGGAATGCCAATCCAGGAATTATTTATGGCAAATACGCAAATGAGAATTTTGATAGTATCCAGAAATACACTCAGACTAACGAATGGATTTTAAATCAAATTAAACCAGATTCTTCAATCTCTCAAGTAAAAGAGATTATTGAAAAGGCAAATGGACATTCTGTTTCAGATGAAGATGCCAAAACAGTTTTGAGTTATTATGATGGATTGCATAAGGAAGACGGATTGTATAACTACAAAAAATTACCTTATAAAGCTTTTGCAGAAATGCAGGGTAAAATAAACTCTGTAGGCTGGATTAGTATGGATCACTCTGCTGATTATGTTGAGTTGGCAATGTTTGGTCCAGGAAGTGAACTTTTAAAACCTTTTGTAAAAAATACTGACTTGCACTATTTGATGTTACAAGCTGCAGAAGTAGAGAATAAATTTTAA
- the pruA gene encoding L-glutamate gamma-semialdehyde dehydrogenase — protein MLKGFFHVPKAVNEPVKGYAPNSPEKAAVQAAYTSMWNSKIDVPLYIGSEEIKTGNTKNITAPHDHKHVVGTYHLAEKTHIEKAIANALEAKDAWANMAWEQRAAIFLKAAELIAGPYRARINAATMIGQSKNIHQAEIDASCELIDFLRYNVEFMTQIYADQPKSDSTTWNRLEYRPLEGFVYAITPFNFTAIAANLPASAAMMGNVVIWKPSDSQVFSTKIIIDVFKEAGVPDGVINVVFGDALMITDTVLASRDFAGVHFTGSTHVFKDIWAKIGANIHHYKTYPRIVGETGGKDFIIAHPSANAKQVSTGIVRGAFEFQGQKCSAASRAYIPQSLWPTIKEQLITDVKSMKMGSPEDFGNFITAVIHEGSFDKLASFIDQAKKDADAEIIVGGNYDKSVGYFIEPTIIVTTNPKYTTMETELFGPVITIYVYEDAKWEETLELVDTTSEYALTGAVFSQDRYAIEVATTKLQNAAGNFYINDKPTGAVVGMQPFGGARASGTNDKAGSALNLLRWASPRTIKETFVTPEDYRYPFLGE, from the coding sequence ATGCTAAAAGGATTTTTTCATGTACCTAAAGCGGTAAACGAACCCGTAAAAGGATATGCACCAAACTCACCAGAAAAAGCAGCAGTACAAGCAGCTTATACTTCAATGTGGAACTCTAAAATTGATGTTCCTTTATATATTGGAAGTGAAGAGATTAAAACCGGAAATACTAAAAACATAACAGCTCCTCATGACCACAAACATGTAGTAGGAACTTACCACTTAGCCGAAAAAACACATATAGAAAAAGCAATCGCTAATGCACTTGAAGCAAAAGATGCATGGGCAAATATGGCATGGGAACAACGTGCTGCTATTTTCTTAAAAGCTGCTGAACTTATTGCTGGTCCTTACAGAGCTAGAATAAATGCAGCTACAATGATTGGACAATCAAAAAACATTCACCAAGCAGAGATTGATGCTTCTTGTGAATTGATTGATTTCTTGCGTTACAATGTTGAGTTCATGACTCAAATTTATGCAGATCAACCAAAATCAGATTCTACAACTTGGAATCGCCTTGAATACAGACCTCTAGAAGGTTTCGTTTACGCGATTACTCCTTTTAACTTTACTGCTATTGCTGCAAATCTTCCTGCAAGTGCTGCAATGATGGGGAATGTTGTAATATGGAAACCAAGTGATAGCCAAGTATTTTCTACTAAAATTATCATCGATGTATTTAAAGAAGCTGGAGTTCCAGACGGTGTAATAAATGTAGTTTTTGGTGATGCATTAATGATTACTGATACTGTATTAGCAAGTCGTGATTTTGCAGGAGTTCACTTTACAGGTTCAACTCATGTATTTAAAGACATTTGGGCAAAAATCGGTGCAAACATTCACCATTACAAAACTTACCCAAGAATCGTAGGTGAAACTGGTGGTAAAGATTTTATCATTGCTCATCCAAGTGCTAATGCAAAACAAGTTTCAACTGGAATTGTACGTGGAGCATTCGAATTTCAAGGACAAAAATGTTCTGCTGCTTCAAGAGCTTATATTCCACAAAGTTTATGGCCAACTATTAAAGAACAATTAATCACTGATGTGAAATCTATGAAAATGGGTTCACCAGAAGATTTTGGAAACTTTATTACTGCTGTTATTCACGAAGGATCATTTGATAAATTAGCTAGTTTTATTGACCAAGCTAAAAAAGATGCTGATGCTGAAATTATTGTTGGTGGAAATTACGATAAATCAGTTGGATACTTTATTGAACCAACTATAATTGTAACTACAAACCCTAAATATACTACAATGGAAACCGAATTATTCGGACCAGTAATCACTATTTATGTGTATGAAGATGCAAAATGGGAAGAGACTTTAGAATTAGTTGACACTACTTCTGAATATGCTCTTACTGGAGCTGTATTTAGTCAAGACCGTTACGCTATTGAAGTAGCTACAACTAAACTACAGAATGCTGCAGGTAACTTCTACATTAATGATAAGCCAACAGGAGCTGTTGTAGGAATGCAACCATTTGGTGGTGCTAGAGCATCAGGAACAAATGACAAAGCAGGTTCTGCATTAAACTTATTGCGTTGGGCTTCTCCAAGAACAATAAAAGAAACTTTTGTAACTCCAGAAGATTATAGATATCCGTTTTTAGGAGAATAA